In Oncorhynchus mykiss isolate Arlee chromosome 32, USDA_OmykA_1.1, whole genome shotgun sequence, the DNA window GTATTTGCTCATCTGTACAATAGACAATTCTGGGCACGTCTTATATTGTACAGTGTCTATTCCATACGTGAACGTTCTGCCCTGTTGAATAAGCCTCCTGTGCGGTCTAGTACGTGGAGGTTTTGCCTGCATGCTTCTTGCAATGGGATGAACTGTGTGTAATAGGATCTTACGGTAGAAGTTGCCTCGaaccacagatctagggtcagattctcctacccccccccccccatcctaatCACCCCCATTAGTTGTATGTAAAAAGATCTGACCCTGTATCACTGGGAAGGTGCAACTTCTACCTGCACCATGTGCGTGGTGCAGGCAGGAAGCTGGGGAGTTGTATCTGCTGTGTCGGCTGGTTAAACCGGGGGGTTCACTAAGAGCGTAGGGACTCTCTCCGCAGAATAAGACGGTGGCCACGCCCAACCAGGGCGTGTGGGACATGCGGGGGAAGCAGTTCTACGCCGGGATCGAGATCAAGGTGTGGGCCGTGGCCTGCTTCGCCCCACAGAAACAGTGCAGAGAGGACCTGCTCAAGTGAGTCATCTGTCATCTTTTCCTATTCCCACAAATCTCCATAGCCCTGCTTAGTCTGTGTGGTGATCATTACTCATTTAGGGCCAAATCCAAACTTTTAAGATATGTGGGCTTATCCAAAATATGATGTACATCTCCCATTTGATGTATGCATACTAGTTACACAAATATATCTTAAGTTAGGATTTTGACCACAGAATTTCAACTTATTGTCCAACAGTTTGAATGCAGTATTCTGGCTCTAGACTAGATTCCCTGAAGGTTTGTTCATGGTTTTCTAGGAGCTTCACAGACCAGCTGAGGAAGATCTCGAAGGACGCGGGGATGCCCATCCAGGGACAGCCGTGTTTCTGTAAATACGCCCAGGGAGCGGACAGCGTGGAACCCATGTTCAAACACCTGAAGATGTCCTATGTGGGACTGCAGCTCATCGTGGTCATCCTGCCTGGCAAAACCCCTGTCTACGGTAAGAATCATACTACTTTAGTTGGGAAATCTATTCTTTATTTGGGGAAATCTATTATGTTGAAAGAAGGGCAAACTAACTTCAAGTAGGTTGTCTGTCTCTTCCTAgtgtcttttaaaaaaaaaaaaagcatttccTCTTATGGATTTGTATAAGATATTTGATAAAATATAATTGGAAGGCTTGAAAATGGTGGTAGGGGAGCAAACCCCCCTCAATTTCCACTTGAGGAACACTAGTTCACTATTCATGCTTAAAATGTTAAGAGAACCAATCTACTAGCTACTCTTGCATTTGAGAATATTAGAGCTCAATTACTTTTCTGTGTCCCTATGGTCCTGGTGCCACAGCGGAGGTGAAGCGGGTAGGAGACACTCTCCTGGGCATGGCCACTCAGTGTGTCCAGGTGAAGAACGTGGTGAAGACGTCCCCCCAAACCCTCTCCAATCTCTGCCTCAAGATCAACGCCAAACTGGGTGGCATCAACAACGTCCTTGTGCCCCATCAGAGGtggcaaccacacacacacacacacacatactcatacatgCAATTTTAaagagttacaattcatataaggaaatcagttaattgaaataaattcattaggccctaatctatgtaatttcacatgactgggcaggggtgcggCCATGGGGAGCCAATCAGAAAtgagtttttctccacaaaagggctttattacagacaaatactcctcagcacccccaccacccctcagacgatcctgcaggtgaagaagctggctatggaggtcctgggctggtgtgggttacaagtggtctgcggttgtgagactgGTTGGACATGCTGCTAAATTCTCAAAAATGACGTTGGATGCAGCTTATGGTtgataaattaacattaaattctctggcaacagctctggtggacattcctgcagtcagcatgccaattgcacgcttcctcaacttgagacatcttttattgtccccagcacaaggggaACAGCACAAGGGGAATCAGCTTCTTCATATCCCACACTTGTCAGGcggctggattatcttggcaaaggagaaatgctcacgaaaAGGGATATAAACAAATCTGTACACAAAATTTGCCAGAAATCAGctctttgtgtgtatggaaaatgtctgatttaaaaatatatatatattttagcacatgaaaccaacactttacatgttgcgtttgtgTTTGTTCAATGTGGTATACTCAAGATTGTGTCTCGCTACAAGTGATGTTGTTCTCACAATGGTCTTCCAAGCCTTCATGGCTTTGAAGAAATTGCCTAAAGGCAACACTGATGCAGTACAACTGTGAATAAAACAGCCCACTGCTTAATCATCAATGAAAGCACAATACACCCACACAACATACAATTGCCTATCCACATTCTGTTATGTCCATAACATGTCAATCAATTCTCAAATGTATTATGCTGAAGACTTATACCTCTGCTCTAAGAGCAAAgcaacactcatacacacacacacacacacacacacacacacgtacatgtaTTTTATTGCCatctctttatttaaaaaaaaacatgtaaataaTGTAAACCTCTCCCTACCTCCAGACCCTCTGTGTTCCAGCAACCTGTCATCTTCCTGGGGGCGGACGTTACTCACCCTCCAGCCGGCGACGGCAAGAAGCCCTCCATCGCGGCGGTGGTGGGCAGCATGGACGGCCACCCCAGCCGCTACTGTGCCACGGTGCGCGTGCAGACATCGCGCCAGGACCTGTCCCAGGAGCAGCTGTACAGCCAGGAGGTCATCCAGGACCTGACCAACATGGTGCGTGAGCTGCTGATCCAGTTCTACAAGTCCACGCGCTTCAAGCCCACCCGCATCATCTATTATCGCGGCGGCGTGTCCGAGGGCCAAATGAAACAGGTGAGGAGGGGGTGACTGGGAGGGTTTGATGCGTGTCGTTTCGGTTCATTAGGGTTTGTGGGTTTTCAAGTTTTGACTCTGTTCTGAATTGACCGTTGAATGACATTGCTTTATGATTTCTCATTTTGAGTCGGTGGCTGCTTATCCCTTTAAAAGGTGCGGCCCCTTGCACCCCAGCAAAACCATGGTGTCCTATCAGTGTTGGGCGTTGACGGTTCAATACTGACTCAAAGTATATCCAGGCGGATCTCCCTCTCCAATTAACCCTGTCTCTACAACTTGAGATATAATGTAAAGGATAGAAGAGAACAAGTTTGGTCCCTAGTGATTTGTGCCACAGTGCTCTGGATATAGCATCTcactgcgtttacacaggcagcccgaTTCTGATCTTTTGCTCAattattggtcttttgaccaattggATCAGATCAATGgccaaaagatcagaattgggctacctgtgtaaacgcagccaactTTGACTCAACCAGAGAATCATATCAATGCATTTTTTGAATCTCactgtttctatgtctgtgtgggtggctGTGTGTAGGTGGCGTGGCCGGAGCTGATAGCAATCAGGAAGGCCTGTATCAGCTTGGAGGAGGACTACCGACCGGGCATCACCTACATCGTGGTTCAGAAACGCCACCACACTCGCCTCTTCTGCTCAGACAAGGCCGAGAGGGTGAGTGGAGACCcatgtagagcaggggtgtcaactCAATTCCTGGAGGGCTGTGTCTGTGGTTTTTGAGGGAACTTCCTAAGCAATTACCTTTTTCAAATGATCGATCAAGTACATGGGAGGGGCGAGGACACCCAGCCCTCTGGGAATTGTGTTTGACATCCCTGATGTAGAGGGTACAGTTAACCGcaggtctaggatcagattacccacCTGTAAACCATTTGTGGATAAAACGACATCTGTACCAGGCCTTTGGCAGTGTTTCAATACTTTTTAAATGCATCTCTCAATACTCCTATCTTTGGAGTAATATCTGAGCTGACATTTCACTAGATTCATGATTTAGACACAGCCGAAGTTACAGACGGGTTGCAGAGCGAGTTAGCACCTCTTCAGCTTGCACCCCAGCATATCCAGTGTCTTTAATCGCAACTATCACCCCCTACAGGTTGGAAAGAGTGGCAACGTCCCAGCCGGAACCACGGTGGACAGCACAATCACCCACCCCTCTGAGTTTGACTTCTACCTGTGCAGCCATGCTGGGATCCAGGGCACCAGCCGGCCCTCCCACTACCATGTCCTATGGGACGACAACTGCTTCACGGCCGACGAGCTCCAGCTGCTCACCTATCAGCTGTGCCACACCTACGTCCGCTGCACCCGCTCAGTCTCCATCCCCGCGCCAGCCTACTACGCCCGGCTGGTGGCTTTCCGCGCCCGCTACCACCTGGTGGACAAAGATCACGACAGGTACTGAGGAAAGTGGCAAGGCACAAGTTCTGAATAGTGAGGGGTATCACAGATATACAGTGCCCTCTGTAGTTATTGGGACCGTTTTCTTTTGGCTCGTACTTCAGCACTtcggatttgaaatgatacaatgactgaggttaaagtgcagactgtctgCTTTAATTTGAGGTTAtattcatccatatcgggtgaaccatttagaaattacaccACTTTTTGTAtgtagtccccccattttaggagaCCAAAAGTACTGGGACAACCTCAACAAATTTGTTGGCTGCACTTGCTGTTTGTTTTTGGATACGTTTCAGAGTATTTTGTGCCCAgtataaatgaatggtaaatgTATTAATcaatttggagtcacttttattgtaaaaaacaatatataatacatttctaaacacttctacattaatgtggattctaccatgattacggataatcctgaatgaatcatgaataatgatgagtgagaaagttagacacacaaatatcataccccaaaaatgctaacctccctttattgtaatggtgagaggttagcatgtcttgggggtatgatatttgtgtgtctaactttctcacgcatcattattcatgattcattcaggatgaTCCGTAATCATGGTTAATTTTAATgtacattaatgtagaagtgtttagaaacattctattcttatttacaataaaagtgactccaaaatgacaacattatttaccattcatttatattgggcacaaaatactgtgcatccaacaaatttgttGAGTTTGTCCCAGTACTTTTGGTCttctaaaatggggggactacaTACAAAAAGTGGTGTAATTTCTAAATGggtcacccgatatggatgaataTAACCTCAAATTAAAGcagacagtctgcactttaacctcagtcattgtatcatttcaaatcaaaaAACATGCTTCACTGTCCCAGTAATTACACAGGGGACTGTATATGAAATGTCCTTTTAGCCTGAACAGACACTAATGGGCTGTATTAGCTGCCCTATATGTTAGATTTATATCTGCAACATATAATGCATCTAGCTTTACTTAATATACCATTTTTGTTTGGCATGTTGATGTAAATACATTCTGGTAGATTTAGTTCAACATGACCGTAAGTTGTAATGGTGCATCCAAACAGTTGGGCTTTTGCTTCTGTTACTTTATCATGTATCTGACCCCTttctcttgtcctgtcctgcagTGCGGAGGGCAGCCACGTGTCGGGCCAGAGTAACGGTCGGGACCCCCTGGCCCTAGCCAAGGCAGTCCAGATCCACTATGATACGCAGCACACCATGTACTTCGCCTGAGCCACGCCAGCAATGGGTGCAGttctgtcccttctctctctctctctctctctctctctctctctctctctctctctctcctctgtctctctctctttttttgccagtctctctatctctctcttgcaTCTTGATCTGCACCAAAGCGGTTCGAAGCCAGTGAAGTGTGCCAATGGAGTATTTTCCTTTTCGGGGAAAAAACGACATCCGGCGTTCCCGATTGAGCCGCCTTCTACCAGCAATCCGGCACTGAGAGACCGTGGGGTTTCCAATGTACAGAGAAAGCAAATACACGCATACACAAGTTGagccattttattttttatttttccttttgaatgtcttttttttgtctttttttgtaaCACTGAGCAATGGAGCGGACTGACGCCAATCGTCAGTGACAGCTCCTCTAGCTAAGCAGGACTCTGTCTACTTTTTACCTCAAAGCCCCTTTGGGTGAAAACCTGTCATAAGGTCTTGGGTTGGTGGGGTCATTGGGGGTATGCGTGGAAACATGGGTGGGGGTGGACCTTTTTTtgagaatatattttttttcctttTATGATCATGTTTTTCCTTTCTTCTTTTCTTCAGTCTTTTACAAGCGAGGTCACCTGGGTATCCATACCCATTACTCTTTCTTCTCCCATTTTAGTGAAGAataagtgtgtttgtgtatatacgtgtgcgtgtgtgtctttgcgtgtgtgtgtttcatggcaGGCCACTGAATTGTAAAGGGAAAATCAAGGAGATAACTGCTGTAAATGCCTCAGATTTGATGTTTTTATATTCACACAttacatatatataaatatttacatCTATAGAACAGATTGAACTATACAGGCTTCACAGAGGCCGGTGGGTATATGTGTAGCAGTAGCAACCGTGGTTTAGCCGGTGTGGCTGACTGGGCAATGGGACCTATTGAATGGTTGAGAGCTTCGTGAGGGTTTACGGCATTGGGCTAAGCCGTCTTAGTTGGTGCCCCGTGTGAGGAAGGGGATCCATCCCTTAAACTTGTTTGTCTCAACGGTTATGACATTGTTGGGGTGGAGCTTGTTTTTTAGCAAGGCGCTAGTCGTCTGAATTTTTCAGAGCAGGAAAACACATTCACTTAACTTTTGGGGTCTCCTTTGCTACCGGCCAATTCATTGCACTGACCGGGGACGCTAGGTAAAGCAACAGAGGGCACTCTTCTCTTACCTTTATGCATTTATACATACAAATCAAAAAGCAGAATTTGTAAGAGTTtaatataaaactgtttttgtgGCTAATCTTAACTATTGTTCAGACATAGTTGGTATATTTGATGTTgttcttattgttgttgttaatgtTCTTATCTACGATTATGATAATTATCAAACCGGCAGCAACCAGATGTGTAGTTAGGAGATCAGTGGCTGGGTTTAGAGTTAGACACTTTGTAGCATTCTGGCCTCCGGTGTGGGGGAGGCCCAAGGTGTATCAGTTTATGCGCCCTTCTGCTCCTCAGTTATGTAGTAGTTTATGGTGGTAGGGAATGGTTTGGCTGTGTTCTCCAGTAGGGAACATCTGTGTTGATCTATCACCGTTACTCCTGACTGGTAAAACAGGAGGCTACCATCAGTGCTCATCTGGTGAGTATTGTTGGCAGCAGGGGGTTTCGGTTCGAATGGATGAAAGGTGACAATCAGAGCTGGCATTAGGAAGAAACTGGGACAGACAGTGGTAAAAAAAAGAGGTATGCAATAGGCAATGAGTTACATTTTTAGAACTTCATAATGTGTTTCtatgatagtttgtgtgtatttgAACAAGTATATCTATCCAAGTCTAAACTTCTGGTATTTTTTAATGAAATAATGTTTTGAACACCAGATATGAACATAAAGCATAAGCACTGCCCTTGGATCTAATGACACCTGACCAGTCACGACCGCGGTTAAAGATCCAATTTAACCACAGTCGTGGGTATGGTTGTGCATAACTCGCGGTGAGGATGGGACGGGGGTCGACGGCGGCGTGCACGCCTCGTCAGGGGGGGTCGGCTCAGCGAGAAACCCTTTTGTAATAAACCATACGTTAAGCAGCAGGTTTGCTATGAATGAGTTTTGAGCGCCTACCTGTCGAGGGCGTGGGCGCTTGCCTATGGGAGGGGAAGCATGGTGGCGGTCCAGGCGTTGCATGCAATAAGTTTGAGGGGCGGGGCTAAGCTGTAGTGGAGACGTGCACTAGTTTTCCCACGCGGCAAGGGTGCTGCGTTGATTCAGCCTGGTGTGGTAGTCTGCAGAGTGTGTTCCTGTGGGTGTGGCCAGACTGGAGCATTGTCCAGGATGTGGGTGTGGTCTCCTAGCAGGGGATCCAAAGGCGGTGATGACTCCCCAGTTTTGAACATATTATCATTGCAAAGCAATATTAACCCAGAATCCAGTTTTCGAATGAGGAAAAAGCTCTAATTCTTCTCGTCGACGTGGCTGTTGGTCTGCTCTCTGTCGCCGTTTGTGTTTCTGTAACTAGTTTTGTTGCCTGTATCAATCAGTGGGAATGTGCATTCAGTGGACTAGCTCTTTAGGCTCTGAGAATAAACAATTAAAAAAGGTAACATTTAGACTTTGCTCGCCTGCATGCCAGAGTATTGTCTCTAAAAAAATCTCTTTAGAATTATATTTATTAAGAGACgggagggggaaaaaatatgGTAAATGTTTATGAATTTAGTGAGACTGTTATAGGCTAGCAATATTGTCCACTCTCCTCGAGACGTATTGAGACGTATTTGAAAGATTCCTACACAAATGTCAGTAAAAAACGGAGGCACAGGCCACTAGAGGCTGAGCGTTCGAGCCTTTATGTCGTGGCCCGAAGACAAACGAGGTACTTTCTTCAAAAGTGGGCCCGGTAAAGACTTGAACTCTCTCGCCCCCGCACAGGCTTCAGTGTAGCGTCCATTTAGGCCTCCACTTCCTGGTTTGTGCCCCTGCCACGCCTCTTGGGGCTGTCCTGTCTCGTGGCGCCACCCTGCTGGCCACCCACACAAGCGCACTTCCTCTCTGTGGGGGGCCTCGGCCCAAGGTGTCCACGGCCACAGGAATACCTCCTTTTTAACCTTTTTAACGAACCATTCTTTCTGTGCCCCGTTTGAAAGAGAgcatgattttattttttaattcctCTTTGATATAATGACTACAGGTTTGTTATTTGACATTGTGTAATTTAATTTTCTTCTTTATTCTGGTGTGTAGCTCTGCTGTTTTCTGCTAGTGGTCTGAGCTGTGTGACTGTCCAATAGCAATAGAAAGGTACCCTGTCTGACCTGCTGGGGAGGGGGTGGGGCTTCCTCAGGCCCCTCCCACAAAGGCGCCTAATCACTCGCTGTATTGCTATGTGACAtgttgaattattattttttatttttttttagccTGCAGGGAATATTTGTGTTATTGTGCAAAGTAATAAATTGGTATTTTATGCCTATATCATACGCTGGTGTTTCCTCTCTTCATTCCTTTATTGCTTTTTACCCCAACACCACACATGACACAAAGGGCAAATGCTAGTCTTCTGCTCCATTTACAATGTATAATAAATGAGTTGTGTGATTACAGGGCTGCCACTGTAGAGaatttaatgtacagtataatagaACTAGTCCACAATCACAACTAGAGGTACTACATTAATCTGTCAGTAGATGGCATCATTCTCTCAATGAGCAGAACAAGTCACTTGCCAGTCTACTGGCTGAGCAAAAATAGTCTGAGGAGATGGGACTCCTGAAAACCCCCTCCTCACTCAGTTTAGCTTAACAAAAGATAAGACACTGTCATTTTATAACAAAGCCACTATCATGTACCAAAGATCAATTGTAAATCTAAAGGCAGCATTTGTTGACTTGGACAATGTAGTCAGCTGATACAACTATCTTGGAGATGATTACACAATCAGGGATGTCCATCTTGAACAATTACTGCtattgtgtgtgttagggtgtgcACTGCCTGTTCCGTCAaacatgttctgtgtgtgtggagcacCAACTGGACAAATCAATGAAAACCTGGCGACTTATATTTGGGTTTTGAACATTTGTTTAGACTTTCATGTATTCTTTCGTGTGTGCTAATGATTCCGGTGGATTTCCGCAATAGCCTTCATTTACGATGTGGTATTCATCATATGCAGTACCATGGGCCAATATGTCTCATTCACAATGGACAGCCTGTGcatccccatcctccctccccctttccccctctcttgtATCACTGCCCCTCCTATTCCATTTCCTGTGTCCCGTGCTGTTGTCATGACCACCGTTGCCAAGGAGAGGTCACACTCGCACGAGAAAGGGAACTCGAACCGCAGATCTTGTTACCATACTATTTAATTAATCAGCACACCAAGGTTCAATGAGATGTGGTGAGCGAGGAGATCAGAAACGAACAGCTGATAAGCAAAATAAAGAATTTGTTCTGTCAGTCACACCGTTAACAATGTAAATCCATTGATATAATCCACAAGATGGGATATTGGCCCTTGATATGGAAGACCAGTGCTTTGTGACCATAGACATCGATTCAATCTCTCTTGAATGAGAAGAAACAGACGATCTCAATGGAAAAATGACACTCGCTGCACTTATTTTTTGTGAGTAAATTTTAGGGAGACTTGTTTAGGCAACACCACTTTTCTCCATCCCTTAGATGGAGAGTGAATGCTTACACCTGACCTGTATTTCTCACGTGGGTGTTCTGCTTTGTAGTCTGATTCATTCTGCTCGCAAACAGTCACTCCACCTAGCagcctttttttttgttgccatttcTCCCTTTCACTGCAGCACCCCCAGACAAAAAGCAGAGTTGTAAAAGCTCGTTTAGCGCAAAGCAGAGCATTTAAGCCCCATTGTAGAGGCCCCCTTGATTATCTTTGTATTAATTGATCCGCCTACagacacccccctctccctctcgctgtaCTGTCGAGTTCCCCTTCTTTTTCCAGACACGGTGTTGCTCTCACAGGTTGACGCTAAAACTGAGGTTGTTCTGAAGATGGGAGGGACGGACGTACTATTCCACTTACCTGGCAGTTTGACTAAGTGGTCTGGCCTGCTATCTATACCCTAACACCCAGATTGGACTGACTCATTTGGGTTTGCGTgcgtgggggaggggggggaaggGCAGCAAGCTGAACCTGCGTCGAGTCTGAAGTGGCTCGGCAGGCTCTGAGCCCTTTGTGAGCATTGTGACGAAGACACTTCAACAGGCGCCAGCGGCAGATGCCTCTTCACTCTCCAAGGCTGTGTTCTTTAAGACACCATCATAACACATTTTAAGCTTTAACGGTGAAACAACTTTGGCATCAACCATCAAGCTTTGGTTCATTTGGAGGCTAATTTAGGATGAACTTGGACAAAGGACATAAATGGACAAAGGCCTATTTGTGTTTTATCAAGACATCGGTTCATGTTTTGTTTATCTTCTGTGGACCTTTTTGCTCATAGAGGACTGTATCAGTTTTTTACTCCCAGCGAATCGAGTATCAGATTTGATCAGCCTGACGTATCTAGGTAAGGCTACACCTAGATCAGCTCAGCGCTTGGGTGCGTGTGAAGTTAGAGGGCCAGAGCTGCTGACAGAAGTGGATGACATCAATTATACCCTAGCCACAAACCCACTAGGCCTGATGGTGCCGTTTCTGAAGCTCGATCAATCAAAAATAGGTGAGCTGCCACTAGCGGCTGCACAGCTATTGACTCTTCAATAATTCATCAGTTTGTAAGAGGGGGAAAGTAAGAGAGCTAGGAGTGACGGATggtggtggaggaagagaagactATCACCGGGGGGGAAAAAGTAGAAAAACGCTGAGTTGAAGACATCTGACTAGATGTTGGAAAGAAACACAGAGACATAAGAAGCTTGAGAAGGGTAGTTTAAGACAGGACAGTGAGTGACTCAAATTCAGGATTGTGAAAGgcccagacagagagagcaggtggagCAAAGGAGTGGGCCTTGAAGTGAGAAAGAGGCCATAGACAAGTGTTTTAAAGGTCAGTTTCAGGTGGTCAGAAGACATCGAGAGCAGCCATCATGGTCAACACAGGCATGCAGCTGATCAGCTTCACCTGTGCGGTAACAGGTTGGGTCATGGCCATTGCTGTGACGGCCTTGCCTCAGTGGAAGGTGTCAGCCTTCATCGGCAGCAACATCCTCACCTCCGAGATCAAGTGGGAGGGCATCTGGATGAGCTGCATCTATCAGACCACGGGCCACATGCAGTGCAAGACCTACGACTCCATGCTGGCTCTGCCCCCGGACCTCCAGGCAGCTCGTGCCCTCATGTGTGTGGCCATCTTCCTGGGCTGGTTGTCCTGCACCGTGTCCTGCTGCGGCATGAAGTGCACCACGTGCGCTGGCGACGATCGTCGCGCCAAGGCGGGCATCGCCCTCTCCGGCGGCGTGCTATTCATCCTGACGGGCCTGTGCGTGCTGGTGCCCGTCTCCTGGACCGCCAACACGGTGGTCCAGGACTTCTACAACCCCAACGTGCCTGTCATGTACAAGCGAGAGCTTGGCCAGGCGATCTACCTGGGTTGGGCATCCGCAGTTATTCTGATAATCAGCGGGGCCGTGCTGAGCAGCACCTGCCCCCATAtcgagaggggaggaggggagtaccGCCGGGGATACATGGGCCGAAGCTTTCCTAACTTGCGCCCCTCCCCCCTCGCACCTGATCCTCCGAAACCTATCACCTCTAACAGCGTGCCCCTGAAAGAATATGTGTAGTCAGAGAAAATGTGTGAATATAATTGTATGAATTGGAGTATGGGAAGGAGCAAGGTTGAGAAGAGGAAGTAGAAGGCAGGCAAAGGAAAACATTTTTGGACTGTGAGTGGGGGTGAGGAGTTGTGACCTGGAAGGTTTTGAAGATGGGAAGCATTGGATTTGAAGCTCTACTAAGCTCTGCAGTGATCTTTCACTCTTTTACTGTGAACCTGATGCATTTTTATTTATTGGAACTaatatttttcaaatgtatttgtacATATTCATCTCTACATAGAGACTTTCCATTATGCCTATCATTATTCACCTCATTTGTATTCTAATGTATTTATTGACTACAATACACATTTATTACACCGTGATATATAGCATTAGTGCACAGACAGCTCATAATACTTCAGCGAATGCCTGGAAGACACGACATCAATCACCATAAACATCTTT includes these proteins:
- the LOC110489318 gene encoding claudin-9-like; its protein translation is MVNTGMQLISFTCAVTGWVMAIAVTALPQWKVSAFIGSNILTSEIKWEGIWMSCIYQTTGHMQCKTYDSMLALPPDLQAARALMCVAIFLGWLSCTVSCCGMKCTTCAGDDRRAKAGIALSGGVLFILTGLCVLVPVSWTANTVVQDFYNPNVPVMYKRELGQAIYLGWASAVILIISGAVLSSTCPHIERGGGEYRRGYMGRSFPNLRPSPLAPDPPKPITSNSVPLKEYV